The following are from one region of the Haloactinomyces albus genome:
- a CDS encoding metal-sensitive transcriptional regulator has translation MHGYTQDKDEYATRLRRIEGQVRGLAKMIDNDQYCIDVLTQISATTKALQSVALGLMDDHLKHCVSEALTEGGDAADEKVREASEAIARLVRS, from the coding sequence ATGCACGGCTACACCCAGGACAAGGACGAGTACGCCACGCGGCTGCGCCGTATCGAGGGCCAGGTCCGGGGCTTGGCCAAGATGATCGACAACGACCAGTACTGCATCGACGTACTGACCCAGATCAGCGCGACCACCAAGGCACTGCAATCCGTCGCGCTGGGCTTGATGGACGACCACCTCAAGCACTGCGTTTCCGAGGCCCTGACCGAAGGCGGCGACGCCGCCGACGAGAAGGTCCGCGAAGCCAGTGAGGCGATCGCCCGCCTGGTGCGCTCCTGA
- a CDS encoding DMT family transporter, translating into MWVLVLALLAAALSALSAAGEQRAASQLAGTMRRGQRRGVGLPAAVPPLQPAVETRLRTSRRRVGYGVGFVIALLTSPLWLSSWLLDACGFFLQAAALHVGSISAVQPLMVTTLLFSLPLAALGTGRRPGRGGWIGASMICAGLALVLSTRALPATDTIHRVPLLATMGTVILVAAVLVLSGRNRAPVQRAALLSVAAGALFAVGAAVTKLAAATFATTGFTGLLTSWPGYTLAAVSLASFSLQQAAYASGPLAPSVTAIVITDPLVAYVLGVAGFGESLPRTGGTALLLVSGAIILGFGVALLAHSPLLARRSAH; encoded by the coding sequence GTGTGGGTCCTCGTGTTGGCTCTGCTGGCGGCGGCGCTGTCCGCGCTGAGCGCCGCCGGTGAGCAGCGCGCGGCCTCTCAGCTGGCGGGCACCATGCGGCGCGGTCAGCGGCGTGGGGTCGGCCTTCCCGCAGCCGTACCGCCGTTACAGCCGGCCGTGGAAACTCGCCTCCGCACATCACGCAGGCGAGTCGGATACGGCGTCGGCTTTGTGATCGCGTTGTTGACCAGTCCGCTGTGGCTGTCGAGTTGGCTCCTCGACGCCTGCGGATTCTTTCTTCAAGCCGCCGCCCTGCACGTGGGTTCGATCTCGGCGGTGCAACCGTTGATGGTCACCACCCTGCTGTTCAGCCTGCCGTTGGCCGCACTCGGCACCGGCCGCCGCCCGGGGCGCGGCGGCTGGATCGGAGCGAGCATGATCTGCGCAGGCCTGGCACTGGTGTTGTCCACTCGGGCCCTGCCTGCCACCGACACCATCCACCGGGTCCCGCTCCTGGCCACGATGGGCACCGTGATTCTGGTTGCCGCGGTACTGGTGCTCTCGGGGCGCAACAGGGCACCGGTCCAACGAGCGGCGCTGCTGTCGGTGGCCGCAGGCGCATTGTTCGCCGTCGGCGCGGCCGTCACCAAGCTCGCTGCCGCCACCTTCGCCACCACCGGGTTCACCGGCCTGCTCACCAGCTGGCCCGGCTATACACTGGCCGCGGTTTCCCTGGCCAGCTTCTCCCTGCAGCAAGCCGCCTACGCCAGCGGCCCGTTGGCTCCCTCGGTCACCGCCATCGTCATCACCGATCCACTCGTCGCCTACGTACTGGGCGTGGCCGGATTCGGCGAGTCGCTACCCCGCACCGGTGGCACAGCGCTCCTCCTCGTCTCCGGCGCGATCATTCTCGGCTTCGGGGTGGCGCTGCTGGCGCACTCTCCGCTGCTGGCACGGCGGTCCGCGCACTGA
- a CDS encoding heavy-metal-associated domain-containing protein translates to MTEATYTVTGMSCEHCVRSVTEEISEISNVSDVAVDLSTGAVTVTSSEPIRDADVRAAVEEAGYELTTP, encoded by the coding sequence ATGACCGAGGCGACCTACACCGTGACCGGAATGAGCTGCGAGCACTGCGTCCGGTCGGTGACCGAGGAAATCAGCGAGATCAGCAACGTATCCGATGTGGCAGTGGACCTGTCCACCGGCGCGGTCACGGTGACCAGTTCCGAGCCGATCCGTGATGCCGATGTGCGTGCCGCCGTCGAAGAAGCCGGGTACGAGCTGACAACCCCATAG